Sequence from the Candidatus Omnitrophota bacterium genome:
ACGAATGGATTAATGAGTATACTTGGAACACCAACACATGGACTTTAGTGCAGTCCCACCAGCACGACACCAGCGGGAACTATTCTACCACGACGTACGGGAGAACAACCAACGATTCCTTCAAGCCGTCGGATATACCCGATAAACCCGCTGTAACCGGATCCGGGGGCTCCTCTCTCTATGGGGCGGATATGATAGATAATATCGTCTCGGAAGACGCGCTGATCCCGGAAGAGATGAAGTCTTTCTTTGAAAAGATCGACCGCCTTGAAAAGACCTATTCTGGGGAAGGTGTGCTTGTAGCTCTTCTTGATTCGGGTCTTGACAGCGGGAGACTTGAGGTCGATATCGGGGGAGGATATGACTTCGCGGGCAAGAGCCGGTCGGACGGTCTGGGGGATGATGACTACACCGATTCCACCGGCCACGGCACCTCGACAGCCGAGGTTTTCAATGAAACCGCGCCTGATGCGGAGGTGCTTGTCGCGAAGGTGCTCGATGACTACGGGATGACCTCATCCAGCATAGTCGCCGACGCGATCAAGTTCGCGGTCGATGCCGGAGCGCGGGTCCTGGCCATGCCGTTCGAACTTATGCCGGTGAGCGTTATGCTTGATAAAACGATAGATTACGCGCTGGAGAAGGGCGCTATACTCATTGCTTCTGCGGGTAACTCCGGAAGCGAGATAGAGGATAAGAGCCTCGCTTCAAAGGAAGGCGTTCTTACCGTGGGATCCATCGAAAAAGATGGCGCGCTTTCGGCGTGGAGCAATTACGGCGACGAACTTGACCTTCTTGCCCCGTGGGATGTAGTCGAGAACGAGGAGGGTACTTCCTACTCGGCCGCTTTCGTGGCGGGCGTTGCTGCTCTTATGCTCGAGGAAGATCCGGACCTCACTTCCAACGAGCTCATAGCAAAGCTCAAGGAGTTGATGCCCGAGGTGAGAAAGGACAAGGAAGAGCACAAGATAAAAGGGGATGACGCAGAAGAAGTCCTTTCAATGCTGGATGCCGAGCGGGAGAACCGGGAAGGGTTCACCGGTTATACCATACAGGAAGAGGGGGCGGTAGATATCCTCGATCAATGATAAGTTCTGAATGTAGCGTATGATGAAAAAAAGAGCGTGTCCGGCGGGACACGCTCTTTTTTATTGGGTATCTCAGAAAGATATGATCAGGCTTCTATCTGGGCCCATTTGCTTCTGAGCCTGGATATACGTCTTGAAGCCGTGTTCTGTTTTATTACGTTCTTCTTCGCGGCTTTCGAAAGTTTTGATTCAAGTTCCTTCAGCGCCTCGTCCGCTTCCTTTTTCTTCTGGTCGTCCATAAGCTTGTTGGCTTTTTTAGCGAGAGTGCGAAGCTCTGATAGTTTTGATTTGTTTCTTTCGTGCTTTTTCTTGTCCTGTCTTAAGCTCTTTATAGCAGCTTTCTTGTTCGCCATTAGATAACTCCTTGTATATAACTTGTTTACTTAGCTAAGTTTAGGAAGTCATAATTTAGCATACGCTCTATGATTTGTCAACAGGTTTCGGGACAGTATTTACTTCATGCTAAAGCGAGAATGACATAAACGTCATAATATGTTATTATTATTGTAATTTACCTGCTAAAATACACTAAATATGACCACTAACAAAACGCTTATAAAATCAACTGGCATAATAAGTTCCGCTATTACCTCAAGCCGCATACTTGGGTTTCTGAGGGATATACTCTTCGCCCGTTGGTTCGGTACGAACATCTATGCACAGGCTTTCGTGGTGGCTTACCGTATACCCAACATGCTCAGGGATATGGTGGGAGAGGGGGCGACCAACGCGGCCATCGTGCCCGTTCTCAGCAATTACAGGCATACCCGTTCCGAGGAGGAATACTGGACCGCCGCCAGGGTGATATTCAACCTGATGCTGACCGCTTTAAGTGTGGTCACCGTCCTGGGGGTGGTTTTCGCGCCCTTGCTAGTAAGGATAATCGCGCCGGGATTTCTCGAGGACCCGGAGAAGTTCAGGATCGCCGTTTTTCTCACCAGGGTGATATTCCCGTATATATTCTTCCTGGGGCTTTTAGCATACAGTAAGGGAGTGCTTAATTCACTGAACTATTTTCTCACGCCGGCTTTCGCGCCGGTCGTGCTTAATATATCGATCATACTCTCTTTGCTTTTTCTCTCGCCTCTTATAGGCATTAAAGGCGTAGTGATAGGAATTATCGTAGGCGGCCTCTTCCAGGTGCTCATGCAGCTTCCGCCTCTTTACAGGCGAGGCTTCAGGCTGGATAAGTCCTTTCAGCTTTCGCACCCGGTAGGCAGTCAGATAGGGCGCCTTTTACTGCCCCGGGCTATGGGGACCGCGGTATACCAGGTGAGCATACTTATCGATACGGTCCTGGCCTCCCTTGCCTGGATAGTGGGCGCCGGAGGTGTCGCCGCTTTATATTACTCGAACAGGCTCGTCCAGCTTCCTCTTGCGGTCTTCGGTATATCCCTCGCGACAGCCGCACTTCCCAGGATGAGCAGGGAAGTGGCCATGAACGACATAGAGAAGCTGCGGGGCACGGTATCTTTTTCGCTCAGGACGGTGTTTACCATTATGGTGCCCGCTGCGGTGGGACTCATGGTGCTGGCAAAGCCCATAGTGAGGATCCTTTTTGAAAGAGGCGAGTTCACGCCGTATTCCACGTCCATAACCGTTAACGCGCTTTTCTTTTATACTTTCGGCCTGTTGGCCTATGCCGGGATAAAGATACTGGTGGGGACATATTACTCTCTGGGGGATACGAGGACGCCGGTCAAGACCGCTTTAGCGGCTCTATTGGTCAACATCGTCTTCAACCTCATCCTTATGTGGCCGCTCAAGATAGGCGGGCTTGCCCTGGCGACATCCATCGCAGCTACCACGAATCTGGTCATCCTTTACGTCATACTTATGAGGCGGATAGGGGATATCGGTACCGGCGCGATCATATCCAGCCTTATGCGCATATTTTCCGCTACCGTGGTCATGGGACTTTTCACTTTTTTCATGAAGCGCCTTTTTCTCGATGCGCAGGCTCTGTCGACACCGGTGGCTTTCCTGAGGCTGCTTGGGGTTATCCTCACCAGCGGTATCGTTTACTTCGCCGCCAGCTGTGCGGCAGGGGTTGAAGCTTCCCGTAAAATGCTAAAAGCCGTAATTGCGAGGATATCATGACCGCCCGATCGAAAAAACTACAGACTAAAATACAAAACCTGCCCGACTCTCCCGGGGTTTACATGTTCCTGGATTCGAAAGGCGAGATCATTTACGTGGGCAAGGCCCGGCGCCTCAAAAGGCGCGTCTCTCAGTATTTCCAGGCCGGAAGGGCCAGGGACGCCAGGCTTGAACTGCTGGTAAGCGAGGTGCGTGATGTCAAGTTCATAAGGGCCTCTTCCGAGGCGGAAGCGTTGATATATGAGGCGGGCCTTATCAAGGACCATTCTCCCAAGTTCAATATAGAGCTTAAGGACGACAAGTCCTACCCCTACCTCAAGCTTACTGTTAACGAGGAGTATCCCCGGCTTTTCCTGACAAGAAGAAGGCTGAACGACGGGGCGATCTATTACGGCCCTTATGTTGACGTCAAGCTTCTCAAGGAAGCCCTGTCGTTCATGAAGAAGGTTTTCCCGCTGAGGACATGCAGGAGGTTCCATAAGACGATCTGCCTCGAGTACCACATGGAGCAGTGCGCAGGACCATGCGAGGGGAAGATCTCCCGCGAGGAATACTGGGACATGGTCGAACAGCTCAAGCAGTTCCTGGAAGGACGCAAGGACGACCTTATACGCGCCCTTCAGGAGCGCATGAAGGGTTTCGCCGATAAACACCAGTACGAAAGGGCGCTTCAGGTCAAAAAACGTATCGAGGCCCTTACCGCGATACAGCAGATGCACGACCGGTCGCAGCACCCCGTATACGGGGAACTGGACGAACTGCAGAACGCCCTGGGGCTCAGGGACCTTCCGGTGACCATAGAATGCTTTGATATATCCAATACCAGCGGTAAACAGGCCGTGGGCTCCATGGTCAGGTTCGTCGCAGGAACCCCCAGAAAATCCGACTACCGCAAGTACAGGATACGCACGGTCGGGGAGATTGACGATTATTCGATGATACGCGAGGTCGTAAGAAGAAGGTATTCGCGCCTTCTCAAGGAGAAAAGATCCCTTCCGGATCTGGTTCTCATTGACGGAGGCAAAGGGCACCTTTCAGTAGCGAGGGATGAGCTTACCCGGCTGGGGCTGGGGGCTGTGGAGGTGGCCAGTATAGCCAAGGAGCACAACCATCTTTATTCGCCCGCGAGAAAGCACCCCATAAGGCTTTCGCCCGGTTCGAGACTGTTATTACTTATCCAGAGGATCCGCGACGAGGCGCACCGCTTCGCGATAACCTATCACCGGAAGCTCAGGGGCAAGGAGAAGTTCGCCACAGAGCTCAAAAAGATAAAGGGTGTCGGCCCCGTGCGGGAGAAGATACTTATCGAGAAGTTCGGAAGAGTGGATAATATCCGCAGGGCTTCTCTTGAGGAACTTAAAGAAGCCGGTATGGATGAGCGTACCGCAAGGTCTATCAGGAAGTATTTTTCCGGGGGGAAATAGCCTTCCCGGGGCCGGCTTTACACTTGGTTGCAATACTGTTATAATGCCACTCTACGGGAGGTAACGCGATGATAGAAGAACTGAAAGAATCCCTGCATGTTCTGCAAGATAAATTCGACGAACTCAGGGGGTATCTTTGACCTTGAGAAAAACGAGAAGAGGATAAAGCAGATAGAGTCCGAGCTCAACGACCCCGAGATCTGGAAGAACCAGGAGAAGGCTGACTCGCTTTCGCGTGAACTTAAGGCGCTCAGGTCCCTTGTAGGGCCCTATAGAGAGATAAAAGAGCAGTACGATTCGGTGAAGGAGCTTTCAAGCATAGTGGAAGCCGAGGACACCGAGTCTTTAAAGAGCCTCATGGATGAGATGAGGACGGTGCAAAAGTCCATTGACCAGCTTGAGTTCAAGTGCATACTCGGCGATGAGGCGGACCGCTCCGACGCTATCGTGAGCATCAATTCGGGGGCGGGAGGTACCGAGTCCTGTGACTGGGCCGCCATGCTCCAGAGGATGTACCTCAGATGGGCCGAGGACCACGGTCACTCCGTTGAAATGATCGACCAGCTCGCAGGGGACGAGGCGGGCATCAAGTCGGCGACTTTCATGGTGAAGGGGCCTTTCGCTTACGGATACCTCAAGGCCGAATCGGGCGTTCACCGCCTCGTGAGGATCTCGCCTTTCGATTCCAATAAAAGAAGGCATACGTCTTTCGCCTCTGTTGACGTTATTCCGGATATAGACAAGAACATAAAGGTCGATATAAACGAGAGCGACCTCAGGATAGACACCTATCGTTCCTCAGGAGCCGGGGGCCAGCACGTTAACGTCACTGATTCGGCAGTAAGGATAACCCACGAGCCGACCGGTATAGTCGTGCAGTGCCAGAAAGAGCGGTCCCAGCACAAGAACAAGGCTACGGCCATGAAGATACTCAGAGCGCGTCTCTACGAAGAGAAAAAACGCCAGCAGGAAGAGGACATAACGCGTTCCTACGAGGACAAGAAAAAGATCGAATGGGGCAGCCAGATAAGGTCATACGTGCTGCATCCATACAAGATGGTCAAGGACCACAGGACGGATGAGCAGACCTCGAGCGCGGAGAAGGTGCTTGACGGCGAGCTTGACGAGTTTATCAGATCATATCTCAAGATGGAGGCAACCAAGAAATAACGGGAGAAAAGAAAATGTTCGGCATATTAAGGAAACTATTTGGCACGCAGAACGAGCGGGAGCTTAAAAAGATAGAACCGGTGGTTCGACAGATAAACGATCTCGAGGAGGATATAGCAGCTCTTTCCGACGAGCAGATCAGGGAAAAGACCGACTCCCTAAAACGGGATCTCAGGAAGGAACTCGAGGGGATAAAGGACGAACTCGCCGGCGTCAAGGAGGCGATCGCCATGTCTACCTCGGACGCCGAGCGTAATAAGCATAAGAAGCGTCTGAAGGAGGTCAAGAACAGGATCCTGGACGATAGGCTGCCCCTTGTCTTCGCCCTTGTCAGGGAAGCCTCGAAGAGGACCATAGGTCTCAGGCATTTCGATGTCCAGCTCACCGGCGGGATAGTCCTTCACGAGGGAAAGAACGCCGAGATGGCCACAGGTGAAGGTAAGACGCTGGTAGCGACCCTGCCGGTCACGCTCAACGCGCTGACCGGAGAGGGGGTTCATGTCATAACCGTTAACGACTACCTCGCCAAAAGGGACTCCGAGTGGATGGGGCCGGTGTACCGTTTCCTCGGGCTTTCGGTGGGTGTCATCCAGCACGACATGGATACCGAGGAAAGGAAAAAGGCCTACTCCTGTGACGTGGTCTACGGGACGAACAACGAGTTCGGGTTCGATTACCTCAGGGACAACATGGTTGTCGAGGAAGAGAGCAGGGTCCAGAGAGAGCCCAATTACGCGATAGTCGACGAGGTGGACAGCATACTCATCGATGAGGCGAGGACTCCTTTAATAATCTCCGGTCCGGTTGACGAGACGAACGAGGCTTACAACCAGATGAGGCCTGTTGTCCAGGAGATCGTCAGGGCCCAGAAGAAGCTGGTAGGCGAGTTCCTTTCCGAATACAGGAAAAAGCACTCCGAAGGGAAGGATGAGGACGCCGGGCAGCTCCTTTACCTCATACATAAGGCCGATCCGAAGAACCGCGAGTTCCTTGATATCATACTCAAGGACCAGAAGGCGAAGAACCTCCTGGACAGGGCCCAGGCCCAGCTTGACAGCAAGGTCATGGAAAAGGAGCGTAACGAGTTCCTCGAGCAGCTTTACTATGTTTTTGACGAGAAGACACGCGAATCCACCTTCAGCGCCAAGGGCCAGGAGATGATGCAGGAGAAGTTCGACATAGACTTCATGCTCGAGGATATCGAGGCGAAGATAGCGGAACTTGCCGATGAGGACATACCCGAGGAGGAGAAGACCGCCCGCGAGACGGAGCTGGTCACCCGTTACGCCGAGCAGCAGAGAAAGGTCGAAAGCGTGAAACAGCTTCTCAAGGCCTATATCCTCTTCCAGAAGGATGTCGATTACGTGGTCAAGGAGAACAAGATCGTCATAGTCGACGGATTCACCGGAAGGATGATGCCCGGCAGGAGGTTCTCCGACGGTATACACGAGGCCATCGAGGCCAAGGAGCAGGTCGAGGTCCAGAAGGAGAGCCAGACGCTCGCGACGATAACCCTTCAGAACTATTTCCGGATGTACGATAAACTCGCCGGCATGACCGGTACCGCCAAGACGGAAGAGGCGGAGTTCGTCAATATATATTTATTACCCGTTATCCAGATCCCGACCAACCGCCACTTGAGAAGGGAGAACATGCCCGACAGGATATACAAGACGGAGCTTGAGAAGTTCAAGGCGGTATGCGACGAGGTGGAGCACTGGAACAAGAAGGGAAGACCCCTTCTCGTGGGGACCATCTCCATCGAAAAGTCGGAGAAGCTGAGCGGCCTTCTGAATTCCCGCGGGATAAGGCACAACGTGCTGAACGCCAAATACCACGAGAAAGAAGCCCACATAATCGCACAGGCGGGAAGGTACGGCGCGGTAACCATAGCAACCAACATGGCAGGTCGCGGAACGGACATACTCCTCGGGGGTAATCCCGAGTACCTGGCAGATGATGCGGTGAGCAAGCTCGAACTCGAGGAGGAACAAGAAAAGGAAAAAGCGTTCAGCAAGTACCTTGATGAATACCGCCAGAAAACCCGCCAGGAGAAGGAAAAGGTCCTTGAAGCGGGGGGGCTTCACGTTATAGGCACCGAACGGCACGAGGCCAGGCGCATAGACAATCAGCTCCGCGGGCGCTCCGGAAGGCAGGGCGACCCGGGTTCCAGCAGGTTCTACCTTTCGCTGGAGGATGACCTGATGAGGATATTCGGTTCGGACAGGATAAAGAACGTGATGGACCGTCTGGGGATGGAAGAAGGAGAGGTCATCGAAAATCCGATGGTGACCAGCGCGATAAGGACCGCCCAGAGGAGAGTCGAGAACCAGAACTTCGAGATAAGGAAACACCTCCTAAAATACGATAACGTGATGAACCAGCAGAGAGAGGTCATCTACAAGAGGCGCAGCAACATCCTCAAGGGAACGGACCTGAAGAACGAGTTCTTTGAATGCCTCACGGTGGGACTTGAATCGGTCTTCGTTAACTGGGAGACCTACCCGGAACCGGAAAAGGCCGCTAAAGAGATCATGTACCGTTACGCCATCAAAGTGGATCCGGAGGAACTTACGCCAAGGGACCCCAAGGATATCATCGCCAGGATAATGGAGGTCGCCAAGAAAAGCTATTCGGCAAGGGAAAAGGCCCTCGGTGAGGAGCGCGCGAGGGAACTCGAGAAAGCTGTAATGCTCTCGGTGATAGATACCAACTGGAAGGAATACCTGCGAGAGATAGACGACCTTCGTGAAGGCATATCCTGGCGCGCTTACGGCCAGAAGGATCCCCTGGTGGAATTCCAGCACGAAGCCTTCCAGATGTTCACCGACCTCATGGTCAAGATAGATGAGCAGACCGCGGAGAAGATAATGAAGATCTCCGCGATGGAAGAGGAATACAAAAGGAGCGTATTCGAGCCGGAAAGAGGTGACCTGGTGCACCAGGGTTACTCCGCCCTGGGAACGTCTTCGTCCGGGCAGGATACCGTCTATGACAAGGAGGCAGGCGTCAAGACGCCCGAGGAGATATTCGGCGCCGAGAACGTGAGGGCAAAGACCACCGTAAGGCGCAAGGTGCCCAAGGTGGGGCGTAACGATCCCTGCCCGTGCGGCAGCGGAAAGAAATACAAAAAGTGCTGCGGCAGGTAGATTTTGTCATGAAAACCCATATACGTAACATATCCCTCGCTTTTCTGGCCGGAATAGCGGGGTTTGCCGCTTTCCCGCCTCTTGATATAAGTTTCGCCGCCTGGTTCTGCCTGCTTCCGTTGCTGCTCACCGTCGAGCCCGGAAAGCCCCGGGAGAATTTCTTTTACGGTTACCTGGCGGGAGTCGTTTTTTTCGCCTCGCTCCTTTACTGGCTGGTGAACGTAAGTGTTCCGGGGATGATAATCCTGGTCCTTGCGCTTTCGGTGTTTTACGGTCTTTTCGCTCTTCTGGCCGGTTACATCAGAAAATATTCGATGAGCCTTCTTATTCTTCCATTCATATGGGTGGTGCTCGAATTCATAAGGGGCAACCTTTTTACGGGATTTCCCTGGGCACTTCTGGGGTATACCCAGTACAGGAACCTTAACCTGATACAGATAGCCGATATCACCGGCACTTACGGGGTATCCTTCATTATTGTCGCTTTCAACACGGCTGTCTACGCGGTGAGCATCCGTTCCAAAAGACGCATCTCCTACATGATGATCGCGCTTATTTTCATGCTCGCTTCGACTTCATACGGCATCTACAGGCTGAATAACCTCCACAGGTGGGGATCCCCCCGGATAAGCGTTGTCCAGGGGAACATACCCCAGAGCTATAAATGGGATCCTTCCTATGCAGATGAGATCATGGCCGGTTATACCGCACTTACCCGGCAGGCCGCCGGGGACGATACCTCCCTGATAATATGGCCGGAGACCTCTTACCCTTATCTCTTCGAGGAAGGCACTCAGGAGGCGGAAACCATAAAAGAACTCGCCTCGGAGGTAAAGACGCCCATACTCGCGGGAATGGTCTCCAGGCGAGCGGAGGGGTATTACAATACGGCCGTCCTTTTTGACGGGGCGGGGCGCATCCGGGAAAAATACCTCAAGACGCACCTTGTGCCTTTCGGGGAATACGTTCCCTTTGAAGGCGCGCTTAACGTTGTCAGAAAATACATCGATAAACCCATAGGCGACTTCGAAGAAGGGGATGAGTATACCGTCTTTCCCGTGAGTTCGCTTACCGCCATTACGCGTCCGGACGGCACGCTCGTCCGCACGACGAATTTTTTCAGGTTCGGCGTCCTTATCTGTTTTGAGGATATTTTCCCGTACATAACAAGGAATTTCGTCAATAACGGTGCGAATTTCATGGTAAATATGACCAATGACGCCTGGTTCGGTAAGACCGCGGCGCCTCTCCAGCACATGCAGGCGTCGGTCTTCAGGGCGGTTGAGAACAGGGTGCCCGTCATACGCGCCGCTAACACGGGGATCTCCTGTTTTATCGACCCACAGGGTAAGGTCACTGAAAAAGTGCAATCTGCCGGCGAGAATATCTTCATCAAGGGCTACGCCACCAGCAGCGTAAACGTGCTTTACGGCAAGAGCTATTACACGGTCTACGGGGACCTTTTCGTGTATTTCTGCGCTTTTATGCTGGCGGTTCTGTTCATAACCGAGGGTTTCTTACTCAGGAAAGAGAATAGATCATGAAAAAAGGTATTATTGTTGCCATGGTGGCTCTTGTGGTGCTGGTGACCGCGGTGGCTTTCTTTCCGTCGCTGTCGAACGATTTCGTCGACTGGGATGATACCCAGCTGGTGACGACCAACTCGGCTATCCGGGGCTTTACCCCGGAGAACATAAAAAAAATGTTCACCACCAATTACCTGGGCCATTACATACCGCTGGTCATGGTAAGTTTCGCTGCCGAATACCATTTCTTCGGTCTGGATCCATTTATATACCACCTGACCAACTATGTTCTGCATATTCTCATAACGGTCGCAGTCTTCTATTTTCTGTATCTCCTTTCTGGCGAGGCTATAGTCGCCTTCGTCGTCGCTATGCTCTTCGGAATACATCCCCTTCACGTTGAGTCGGTGGCCTGGATCACCGAAAGAAAGGACCTATTGTATTCCATTTTCTACATGCTGGCTTTGATAAGTTACATGGTATACCTGAAGAAGGGTAAGAAGGGTGTATACCTAGTGTGTTTTCTTTTTGCGGTCCTGTCTCTCTTTTCGAAGGCCATGGCCGTTACCCTGCCGGTCGTTCTTCTGCTGGTCGACTGGTTCCGCCACAGGGGCCTGACCAGGAAGGTCATACTTGAGAAGGTGCCCTTTTTCGGTGTCGCCCTGCTTGTGGGGCTTATCAATCTCAGGTTCGAGATGCTTACCGGTGCGACCCACCTCAAGGTGAGCCTTCCCTCAAGGATATACGCGCTCAGCAAGGGGATACCTTTCTATCTCTATAAGACGGTCTTTCCCGTAGATCTTTCCGCTCTTTACCCATACCACAGGACCATAAACCTGCAGCAGGGGATAGAGACGGTGGTTTACATAGTGATCCTCATTATACTGGGTGCTCTTGTGGCCTTTTCAAGAAGGTACACCAAAAAAGTGGTCTTCGGCAGTCTTTTCTTTCTGGTGACCATACTGCCGGTACTCAAGATAATACCCGCCGGTTCCGCGTTCGCCGCCGACAGGTACATGTACCTGCCCTCGATAGGCCTGTTCTATATATTCGGGGTCTTCGTAAACTGGCTTTTCCATGACAGGCAGCTGGGTCGCCCCGCCGTAAGGACCGGGCTTGTCCTGGTCTTTGCCGCCATGACCCTGACGCTTTCGGTCCGCACCTGGCACAGGTGCGCGGTCTGGAATAACACCCAGACGCTTTTCAATGATGTCATAAGGAGCAATCCCCTTATTCCGGTCTCGTACAACAAGGTAGGCGCCTATTTCGCCGCACGGGGGAAGCTGGATGAAGCCATAGTCTATTTCAAAAAAGCCCTCCGGATAAGGCCCGACTTCATGTTGGCCCGGCAGAACATGCGAAGGGCCTATATCGAAAAAGGGATGGCTCCCGAGGAAGCCGACGCAGTGGTCGAAGAGGTTATCGGCAAGAGAGAGACCCCCCGGGAAGAACCCGCCCCCACCGATGAGGAGCGCGAGGTCTATAGGAAAGTGTGGGCTCTCAACCGCACGGGAGTAGAGCAGGGCAAGCGCGGCGAGTTCGATAAGGCCATTTCTTCCTTCAAGAAGGCCATAGAACTTGATCCGAACTACCCCGAGACCTACAACAACCTGGGGTTCGCGTACTACAAAAAGGGCGAATACTACCTGGCAGAGGAATATTTCAAGAAGGCCCTTGAAGTGGACCCTTCACACGAAAGGGCCTGGAAGAACTTAGAGGCTATACGCGGCATTACAAAGCCCGAGGGCGGGCAGGAAGAGCAAACTGATAGCCAGCAGTAAGGTCTTCCCCCGCTGATCTCCGGCGAGTGGCATGAAACCCGGGACCAGCGGGAGAGACCCGGCCGGGGAGCTAGTTCTGCTTTTCCTTGTAGCTGTCCAGGATAAGCTCCTGCAGGCCCTTACGCATTTCGCTCGATACGGGATAGAAGGTCTCGTACCATTTTTCGTCCCGGCCCTGTTCCCTGGGCATGCTGACGAAAAGACCCTCCTTGCCCTCGACCACCCTGAAACCCTTTACCAGGAAGCTGTCGAGTATGAGAAGGTCACAGAAAGCCTTGGTGGGGCCGTCCCCTTCAAGGCAGTGCATCCGTTCCACTTTGACTACCGGTTTTGTTTTCATAACGTCCTCCTTTTTTTTTTAGAATTATGATCGTTCCTGTCGTACGCTTATTAGAGACAAGCGTGGGCGCGTTTAATCTTTCAATGTTTTTGTATTTACACTTTACCTCTCTCGTGGTAGATTTTTCCCATGGGAAAAAAAGCATGCACAAGATGCGTTTTTGACGAAAAGGTAAAGGGCATAGAATTCGGCCCCGAAGGGGTGTGCAATTACTGCCGGCTCCAGGAGAAGTTCGCGAAAACGCCTCCGGATGAGGAATACCTCCGGAGGTTGCTCGATTCCATCAGGAAGAGGACGCACAGAAGCCGGCACGGATGCATAGTGCCTTTTTCCGGAGGGGTGGACAGTACCTATGTCCTTTATTATTTGGTACAGGAGGGTCTCAGGCCCATAGCCGTTCATTCCGACAACGGCTGGGTGACGGAGCTCTCAAAACGCAACATGGAAAGGGCCGTGAGGAAGCTCAACGTACCCCTTGTAAAGCTCACGGCAGAGAAGGATACCCTGAGGAGGGCGTATCTGGCTTTCCTTGAAGCATCGGTTCCGGAGGTCTGCCTTCCCTGCGAGGTCAAGAATATCTCCGAGATAATGGAGTTCGCCGTCATGAAAGGCATCAGGTACCTGTTCTACGGGTTTTCGCCAAGGACGGAGGGGATAAACCCCTTGAGCTGGCATTACATCGACGCAAGGTACTACCGAAGCATCATATCAAGGTTCGCCGGTCGCGGGGATAAAGCGCATAAACTCAACAAGCTCGGAATCCCCAAACTTTTCTATTATCTTGTCCTAAAAGGCATAAGGCAGATACAGCTTCCGGCATTCATCGAATGGGACGAGGAAAAGATAAAAAAGACTCTTTCTTCGGAGCTCGGGTGGGTGGACGG
This genomic interval carries:
- a CDS encoding tetratricopeptide repeat protein, whose amino-acid sequence is MKKGIIVAMVALVVLVTAVAFFPSLSNDFVDWDDTQLVTTNSAIRGFTPENIKKMFTTNYLGHYIPLVMVSFAAEYHFFGLDPFIYHLTNYVLHILITVAVFYFLYLLSGEAIVAFVVAMLFGIHPLHVESVAWITERKDLLYSIFYMLALISYMVYLKKGKKGVYLVCFLFAVLSLFSKAMAVTLPVVLLLVDWFRHRGLTRKVILEKVPFFGVALLVGLINLRFEMLTGATHLKVSLPSRIYALSKGIPFYLYKTVFPVDLSALYPYHRTINLQQGIETVVYIVILIILGALVAFSRRYTKKVVFGSLFFLVTILPVLKIIPAGSAFAADRYMYLPSIGLFYIFGVFVNWLFHDRQLGRPAVRTGLVLVFAAMTLTLSVRTWHRCAVWNNTQTLFNDVIRSNPLIPVSYNKVGAYFAARGKLDEAIVYFKKALRIRPDFMLARQNMRRAYIEKGMAPEEADAVVEEVIGKRETPREEPAPTDEEREVYRKVWALNRTGVEQGKRGEFDKAISSFKKAIELDPNYPETYNNLGFAYYKKGEYYLAEEYFKKALEVDPSHERAWKNLEAIRGITKPEGGQEEQTDSQQ
- the lnt gene encoding apolipoprotein N-acyltransferase, with the protein product MKTHIRNISLAFLAGIAGFAAFPPLDISFAAWFCLLPLLLTVEPGKPRENFFYGYLAGVVFFASLLYWLVNVSVPGMIILVLALSVFYGLFALLAGYIRKYSMSLLILPFIWVVLEFIRGNLFTGFPWALLGYTQYRNLNLIQIADITGTYGVSFIIVAFNTAVYAVSIRSKRRISYMMIALIFMLASTSYGIYRLNNLHRWGSPRISVVQGNIPQSYKWDPSYADEIMAGYTALTRQAAGDDTSLIIWPETSYPYLFEEGTQEAETIKELASEVKTPILAGMVSRRAEGYYNTAVLFDGAGRIREKYLKTHLVPFGEYVPFEGALNVVRKYIDKPIGDFEEGDEYTVFPVSSLTAITRPDGTLVRTTNFFRFGVLICFEDIFPYITRNFVNNGANFMVNMTNDAWFGKTAAPLQHMQASVFRAVENRVPVIRAANTGISCFIDPQGKVTEKVQSAGENIFIKGYATSSVNVLYGKSYYTVYGDLFVYFCAFMLAVLFITEGFLLRKENRS
- the secA gene encoding preprotein translocase subunit SecA, giving the protein MFGILRKLFGTQNERELKKIEPVVRQINDLEEDIAALSDEQIREKTDSLKRDLRKELEGIKDELAGVKEAIAMSTSDAERNKHKKRLKEVKNRILDDRLPLVFALVREASKRTIGLRHFDVQLTGGIVLHEGKNAEMATGEGKTLVATLPVTLNALTGEGVHVITVNDYLAKRDSEWMGPVYRFLGLSVGVIQHDMDTEERKKAYSCDVVYGTNNEFGFDYLRDNMVVEEESRVQREPNYAIVDEVDSILIDEARTPLIISGPVDETNEAYNQMRPVVQEIVRAQKKLVGEFLSEYRKKHSEGKDEDAGQLLYLIHKADPKNREFLDIILKDQKAKNLLDRAQAQLDSKVMEKERNEFLEQLYYVFDEKTRESTFSAKGQEMMQEKFDIDFMLEDIEAKIAELADEDIPEEEKTARETELVTRYAEQQRKVESVKQLLKAYILFQKDVDYVVKENKIVIVDGFTGRMMPGRRFSDGIHEAIEAKEQVEVQKESQTLATITLQNYFRMYDKLAGMTGTAKTEEAEFVNIYLLPVIQIPTNRHLRRENMPDRIYKTELEKFKAVCDEVEHWNKKGRPLLVGTISIEKSEKLSGLLNSRGIRHNVLNAKYHEKEAHIIAQAGRYGAVTIATNMAGRGTDILLGGNPEYLADDAVSKLELEEEQEKEKAFSKYLDEYRQKTRQEKEKVLEAGGLHVIGTERHEARRIDNQLRGRSGRQGDPGSSRFYLSLEDDLMRIFGSDRIKNVMDRLGMEEGEVIENPMVTSAIRTAQRRVENQNFEIRKHLLKYDNVMNQQREVIYKRRSNILKGTDLKNEFFECLTVGLESVFVNWETYPEPEKAAKEIMYRYAIKVDPEELTPRDPKDIIARIMEVAKKSYSAREKALGEERARELEKAVMLSVIDTNWKEYLREIDDLREGISWRAYGQKDPLVEFQHEAFQMFTDLMVKIDEQTAEKIMKISAMEEEYKRSVFEPERGDLVHQGYSALGTSSSGQDTVYDKEAGVKTPEEIFGAENVRAKTTVRRKVPKVGRNDPCPCGSGKKYKKCCGR